The proteins below come from a single Deltaproteobacteria bacterium genomic window:
- a CDS encoding metallopeptidase family protein has translation MDRERFEELVAEALDALPQEFAKRLDNVTVLVEDEPSGDVLLQMGLDPRRDTLFGLYEGVPLSERTALATGRLPDRITIFYRPLTRACRSPEAIRRQILRTVIHEVGHFVGLDEDEVRAAGY, from the coding sequence ATGGATCGAGAGCGGTTCGAAGAGTTGGTGGCCGAGGCGTTGGATGCACTCCCGCAAGAGTTTGCGAAACGCCTTGATAACGTCACCGTGCTCGTCGAGGATGAGCCGTCGGGCGACGTCTTGCTGCAAATGGGCCTCGACCCGCGGCGCGATACGTTGTTCGGTCTCTACGAAGGTGTGCCTTTGAGTGAACGCACTGCGCTGGCCACGGGGAGGTTGCCGGACCGTATCACAATCTTCTACAGGCCGTTGACGCGGGCGTGCCGGTCACCGGAGGCGATTCGACGGCAGATTTTGCGAACGGTGATTCACGAAGTCGGGCATTTCGTTGGCCTCGACGAGGACGAGGTTCGCGCCGCCGGGTACTAG
- a CDS encoding methyltransferase has translation MSVATGISRATEDSLTDLPGGPLWLTRLANLADHVDRDALLRDERASEPPYWAHLWPAALALARLVANAGARLDGRRVLEVGCGLGVPALVAARCGAAVVLTDRNVAAARFANRNLRRNGLHGSVAVMDWRQPAICGPFDLCLAADVTYDPTANERLMDFLIGALASDGEAWIAESVRAEEATLPQLMKRHFAVHEQRLIEIEDGHRVWVRVLQGRR, from the coding sequence GTGAGCGTTGCAACCGGTATCTCGCGCGCTACCGAGGACAGTCTCACCGATCTGCCCGGAGGTCCTCTATGGCTCACGCGGCTCGCCAACTTGGCGGATCACGTCGATCGCGACGCGCTTTTGCGCGACGAGCGGGCAAGCGAGCCGCCGTACTGGGCGCATCTGTGGCCGGCGGCACTGGCGCTGGCGCGGCTCGTGGCGAATGCGGGCGCTCGGCTGGATGGTCGCCGCGTGCTCGAAGTTGGGTGTGGCTTGGGGGTTCCGGCTTTGGTCGCGGCTCGCTGCGGTGCCGCCGTTGTTCTCACTGATCGCAACGTTGCTGCGGCGCGGTTTGCAAACCGCAATCTCCGTCGCAATGGCTTGCACGGCTCCGTGGCAGTCATGGATTGGCGGCAGCCCGCGATCTGCGGTCCGTTCGATCTTTGCTTGGCCGCGGATGTGACCTACGATCCGACGGCGAATGAGCGCTTGATGGATTTTCTGATTGGTGCTCTGGCTTCTGACGGCGAGGCGTGGATTGCCGAGTCGGTACGAGCGGAAGAGGCGACGCTGCCGCAGTTGATGAAGCGACACTTCGCCGTCCACGAGCAGCGACTCATCGAAATCGAGGACGGCCATCGGGTTTGGGTGCGAGTCCTACAGGGAAGGCGGTAA
- a CDS encoding 3'-5' exonuclease, producing MSYLVFDIETRIDKGLVRSIYLPGAAVSDDEAFAQVRQQLLAEHQSDFFPLSFHLPIVIVLAAIRDDLSWEGAQILSSADGSGRDIAQDFWSRVESFSGTLVTFNGRGFDLPVMELQALRHGVPAPRHFNDRHGARARYSDKHYDLHEFITNFGMYRVRGGLDLLTKLIGLPGKTSVAGGDVQKLWEAGELAAIERYCQADVIQTYLLLLRVEQLRGRISGARLDELWQAAAPLRASLTG from the coding sequence ATGAGCTACCTGGTGTTCGACATCGAAACGCGCATCGATAAGGGGCTGGTGCGCAGCATCTATCTTCCCGGCGCAGCCGTGAGCGACGACGAGGCCTTTGCCCAAGTTCGGCAACAGCTGCTCGCCGAGCACCAGAGCGACTTCTTTCCCCTGTCGTTTCACCTACCGATCGTGATCGTCTTGGCGGCGATACGCGACGACTTGAGTTGGGAGGGCGCGCAGATTCTCAGCAGTGCCGACGGCTCAGGTCGCGATATCGCGCAGGACTTCTGGTCGCGAGTGGAGAGTTTCAGCGGTACGTTGGTGACCTTCAACGGTCGCGGCTTCGATTTGCCGGTCATGGAGCTCCAGGCGCTGCGCCATGGGGTGCCGGCGCCACGCCACTTCAACGATCGCCACGGCGCGCGCGCCCGTTACTCTGACAAGCACTATGATCTCCACGAGTTCATCACGAATTTCGGCATGTATCGGGTGCGCGGTGGTTTGGATCTGTTGACCAAGCTGATCGGACTTCCCGGGAAGACGTCGGTGGCTGGTGGAGATGTCCAGAAGTTGTGGGAAGCCGGTGAACTGGCAGCGATTGAGCGGTACTGTCAGGCCGATGTGATTCAGACGTACCTGTTGCTGCTACGGGTGGAGCAACTGCGGGGACGGATTAGCGGGGCTCGCCTCGACGAGCTGTGGCAGGCGGCCGCGCCCTTGCGGGCATCCTTAACCGGCTGA
- a CDS encoding response regulator yields MSAECECSEDKKRLLLVACNPNFRRTLERILSRCGYEVDGADSGEAALRLFESKSYDAVISEVALPGTICGLTVFDRVRRSRPGLPIIFLTECETTRLRAVIEQTIRVNCLSLPVDVDQLKQVIARTTANSAASAG; encoded by the coding sequence ATGTCAGCCGAGTGCGAGTGTAGTGAAGACAAAAAGCGGCTGCTCTTAGTCGCGTGCAATCCGAACTTTCGACGGACCCTCGAGCGCATTCTCTCCCGCTGCGGGTACGAGGTCGACGGTGCGGATTCTGGCGAAGCGGCCCTCCGCCTCTTCGAATCCAAGTCCTATGATGCCGTCATCTCCGAGGTCGCGTTGCCCGGCACCATTTGCGGCCTGACCGTGTTCGACCGAGTGCGACGCTCGCGCCCGGGGTTGCCGATTATTTTTCTGACCGAATGCGAGACCACGCGCCTGCGAGCGGTGATCGAGCAGACGATCCGAGTGAACTGCCTCTCCCTGCCGGTTGACGTCGATCAACTCAAGCAAGTCATCGCGCGCACTACCGCCAACTCGGCGGCCTCAGCCGGTTAA
- a CDS encoding sigma-54-dependent Fis family transcriptional regulator: MPNARILLVEDEANMIRTLAKILERKGYMVDTAANGEMALQRLTEQPADIVITDLNMPVMDGMTLLRMMHERNLTPTTIVLTGHGTIQSAVDAMKLGAADYLIKPCHPDELLIVVERLLETRQLRREVTHLKQQLRRYDRFGEIVGKSRPMQGIYAIIDAVSRNKSNVLLFGENGTGKELVARTIHAKSPLAAQPFFAVNCGALAETLLESQLFGHRKGAFTGAVEDHDGVFVAADGGTLFLDEIAEIPLPLQVKFLRAIQEKEVTPLGSTKAVRVDVRIIAATNRDLETAMAEGGFRSDLYYRLNVVSIHLPPLRERRDDIAPLVTHFTAEFSRAYGVEPKQVTPEAMQRLLGYRWPGNIRELQNVIERAFALSPAPEITERDLPPALFTSGNGTPAIEGLAEPIPFEDLERLNILAALRKSGGNKNEAARLLHIDRQRLYRKLGKYGLA; encoded by the coding sequence ATGCCGAACGCACGCATTCTCCTCGTCGAGGACGAGGCCAACATGATTCGCACGTTGGCCAAAATTCTCGAACGCAAGGGTTACATGGTCGATACCGCCGCCAATGGCGAGATGGCCCTGCAGCGACTCACCGAACAGCCCGCCGACATCGTCATTACCGACCTCAATATGCCGGTGATGGATGGCATGACGCTGCTGCGCATGATGCACGAGCGTAACCTGACGCCGACCACCATCGTGTTGACCGGCCATGGCACGATTCAATCGGCGGTCGATGCCATGAAGCTTGGGGCCGCCGACTACCTCATCAAGCCGTGTCATCCCGACGAGCTGCTCATCGTCGTCGAGCGCCTGCTCGAAACCCGGCAACTGCGCCGCGAGGTCACGCACCTCAAGCAGCAACTGCGCCGGTACGACCGCTTCGGCGAGATCGTCGGCAAGAGCCGCCCGATGCAGGGCATTTACGCGATCATCGACGCGGTCAGTCGCAACAAGAGCAATGTCCTGCTCTTCGGCGAGAATGGGACCGGCAAGGAGTTGGTCGCGCGCACAATCCACGCCAAGAGCCCGCTCGCCGCGCAACCCTTCTTCGCCGTCAACTGCGGCGCGCTGGCCGAAACCCTGCTCGAGAGCCAGCTGTTCGGTCATCGCAAGGGCGCATTCACTGGGGCCGTCGAGGATCACGACGGCGTGTTCGTGGCGGCTGACGGCGGCACGTTGTTCCTCGATGAGATCGCCGAGATCCCTCTGCCGCTGCAAGTGAAGTTCTTGCGTGCGATCCAAGAGAAGGAGGTCACGCCGCTGGGGTCGACGAAGGCGGTGCGCGTGGACGTTCGGATCATCGCCGCCACCAACCGCGATCTCGAAACCGCGATGGCCGAAGGCGGCTTCCGCAGCGACCTCTACTATCGTCTCAATGTCGTGTCGATTCATCTGCCACCGCTGCGCGAGCGCCGGGATGACATCGCGCCGCTGGTCACTCATTTCACCGCCGAATTCAGCCGTGCCTATGGCGTCGAGCCGAAACAGGTGACCCCAGAGGCGATGCAACGCCTACTCGGCTATCGCTGGCCGGGCAATATTCGCGAGTTGCAGAACGTGATCGAGCGCGCCTTCGCACTGTCGCCCGCCCCGGAAATCACGGAACGTGACCTGCCGCCCGCGCTGTTCACTTCGGGGAACGGTACGCCCGCTATCGAAGGGCTGGCAGAACCGATCCCGTTCGAGGATCTCGAACGACTCAACATCCTTGCCGCGCTCCGCAAGAGCGGAGGAAACAAGAACGAGGCGGCGCGTCTGCTCCACATCGATCGCCAGCGCCTCTACCGCAAGCTCGGAAAATATGGTCTCGCGTAG
- a CDS encoding PAS domain S-box protein, giving the protein MEPVYDSSLEAHLRRIEGYMRGCHLLTYPREHSALRDELANFIRTACPTVLDTWVELIGTAFNIPEWEWPGIHEGMSDALGRWIAHIVNPADIDTYVYLRSHARRGFISQFSASRFLSGQMKLRHMLADRLREQYADQPEKLDALSALLQQEFQERLLHITDFFVEGREEELREQEASYRNRIDNSPAVMFKLDYDIGTVLDANIVAEKLMGYRRDEMAGMRLWDLLPPTERPRAQRLLEETKVRGHSEREDLHLQTRRGEIVPVFFNAGLIEYGHQRYFQIICVDISDRKRLESQLIQSEKMAAIGQLAAGIAHEIRNPLGIILNALYDLSELVDRSNPEIQEDLQIAKDEMGRVQEIINNLLEFSRESRAELEPVDINDLLRKTLQLIHKSLQNADVRVTTDLGLSAPCLANQNALRQIFLNLITNAVQAMPHGGELRLRTASLPNGRVQIEFSDSGVGIPEDSLKDIFNPFFTTKAPGQGTGLGLSVVHSVVQRYQGEITVRSKPNEGSTFIIELPCQCGTESQAIDAHLHAAAPAASPVH; this is encoded by the coding sequence ATGGAGCCGGTCTACGATTCTTCGCTCGAAGCCCACTTGCGGCGTATCGAAGGCTACATGCGTGGCTGCCACCTGCTCACGTATCCGCGCGAACACAGTGCGCTGCGCGACGAACTCGCCAACTTCATCCGCACGGCCTGTCCAACCGTGCTCGACACCTGGGTGGAACTGATCGGCACCGCGTTCAACATTCCCGAATGGGAATGGCCGGGGATTCACGAAGGCATGAGTGACGCGCTGGGGCGCTGGATCGCGCACATCGTCAATCCCGCGGACATCGACACCTACGTCTACCTGCGGAGCCACGCCCGCCGTGGATTCATTTCTCAATTCTCCGCGTCCCGCTTCCTCAGCGGCCAAATGAAGTTGCGCCATATGCTCGCCGACCGCCTGCGCGAGCAATACGCCGATCAGCCCGAAAAGCTCGATGCGCTCTCGGCCCTGCTCCAGCAAGAGTTCCAGGAGCGGCTGCTGCATATCACCGACTTCTTCGTCGAAGGACGAGAAGAAGAGTTGCGCGAACAGGAAGCCAGTTACCGCAATCGCATCGACAACTCGCCGGCCGTGATGTTCAAACTCGACTACGACATTGGCACCGTGCTCGACGCCAACATCGTCGCCGAGAAGCTCATGGGCTACCGTCGCGATGAGATGGCCGGCATGCGTCTGTGGGACCTGTTACCGCCGACCGAACGCCCTCGCGCGCAGCGGCTGTTGGAAGAGACCAAGGTGCGCGGACACTCCGAACGCGAAGATCTTCACCTGCAGACTCGCCGCGGGGAGATCGTGCCGGTATTTTTCAACGCGGGGCTGATCGAGTACGGCCATCAGCGCTATTTTCAAATCATCTGTGTCGATATTTCGGATCGCAAGCGCCTGGAGAGCCAGCTGATCCAGTCAGAGAAGATGGCGGCGATCGGCCAACTCGCCGCCGGCATCGCGCACGAGATTCGCAATCCCCTCGGCATCATTTTGAACGCGCTCTACGATCTCAGTGAGCTCGTCGACCGCAGCAATCCGGAGATTCAGGAAGATCTCCAGATCGCCAAAGACGAGATGGGGCGCGTGCAGGAGATCATCAACAACCTGCTCGAATTCTCGCGCGAGTCGCGGGCCGAGTTGGAGCCGGTCGACATCAACGATCTGCTCCGCAAGACATTGCAGCTCATTCACAAGAGCCTGCAGAACGCCGATGTCCGCGTCACCACCGACCTCGGCCTGTCGGCGCCCTGCTTGGCCAATCAGAACGCGCTGCGGCAAATCTTCCTCAACCTGATTACCAACGCCGTGCAAGCGATGCCGCACGGCGGCGAGCTGCGTCTCCGCACCGCCTCGCTACCCAACGGACGCGTGCAGATAGAGTTCAGCGACAGCGGCGTGGGCATTCCGGAGGATAGCCTCAAGGATATCTTCAATCCGTTCTTCACCACCAAAGCACCCGGGCAAGGCACCGGGCTCGGCTTGTCGGTCGTCCACTCCGTGGTGCAGCGCTATCAAGGCGAGATCACCGTCCGCAGCAAGCCGAATGAAGGCTCGACTTTCATCATCGAGCTGCCCTGCCAGTGCGGCACCGAGTCCCAGGCGATCGACGCCCACCTACACGCGGCCGCGCCCGCTGCGTCTCCTGTTCACTGA